Proteins co-encoded in one Rhodococcus sp. PAMC28707 genomic window:
- a CDS encoding DUF2254 domain-containing protein: MSALRVRLLRARESFWFLPTLLGIVAIVLAQLLITLDRRLDGTDFGAWGFLLYRVGASGSRDILGAIGGSMLAVAATSFSITISVLATASSTYGPRLVRNFMSDRGNQFVLGIFGATFLYALMVLRSIRSESNDGVSFVPDIAVNVAVLLAVLDVAVLVYFIHHIANSIQVSTLSARVRGELVAVVDSLYPQALPEDAVAARSLPEPSVNVLAQSSGFVVGVDEQALLSAACNGDCVIELRIGPGDHLIAGEPIAVMSRGTDSDTEDAVRAAVNLGDTRTPNQDIQFAVQQLTEMAVRAMSPSTNDPYTARNALAELAVGLVPLSTRPTPLLGRVDGAGNYRATVTRSTATDLIDQVFDAMRHYSLGNPLAVIATAELGQRIGTTTVHSDIRETILRQLAALNRAYSGSDSDPIDIEAARTRIVAATTAITAQR; the protein is encoded by the coding sequence GTGAGCGCTCTACGTGTCCGGCTCCTCCGGGCACGCGAATCGTTCTGGTTTCTTCCCACGCTCCTCGGTATCGTGGCTATTGTTCTGGCGCAACTTCTGATCACGCTCGACCGTCGTCTCGACGGTACAGATTTCGGAGCCTGGGGTTTTCTGCTCTACCGGGTCGGAGCCAGCGGAAGCCGGGACATCCTCGGTGCCATCGGTGGCTCGATGCTGGCGGTGGCTGCGACATCATTTTCCATCACCATCTCGGTACTTGCGACCGCAAGCTCAACCTATGGTCCGCGGCTCGTGCGAAATTTCATGTCCGACAGAGGGAATCAGTTCGTACTCGGAATTTTCGGAGCGACTTTCCTATACGCGTTGATGGTGTTGCGTTCGATCCGTTCCGAATCGAACGACGGGGTTTCCTTTGTTCCCGATATCGCCGTCAATGTCGCAGTCCTACTGGCGGTACTCGACGTCGCGGTATTGGTGTATTTCATTCACCATATCGCGAATTCGATTCAGGTCTCCACACTCTCCGCACGGGTTCGCGGTGAGTTGGTTGCGGTGGTCGATTCGTTGTATCCGCAGGCCTTGCCCGAGGACGCGGTCGCCGCACGTTCTCTGCCCGAGCCTTCGGTGAACGTGCTGGCGCAGTCCTCGGGTTTCGTGGTCGGCGTCGACGAACAGGCATTGCTCTCAGCGGCCTGCAACGGTGATTGCGTCATCGAACTGCGGATCGGACCGGGCGACCACCTGATCGCGGGCGAGCCTATCGCTGTGATGAGTCGTGGCACGGATTCGGATACCGAAGATGCGGTCAGGGCAGCAGTGAACCTGGGGGACACCCGAACCCCGAATCAAGACATCCAGTTCGCGGTACAGCAGCTTACGGAGATGGCGGTGCGGGCAATGTCGCCGAGCACCAACGATCCTTACACTGCCCGGAACGCGCTAGCCGAACTCGCCGTTGGACTGGTTCCGCTCAGCACGCGGCCAACACCCCTTCTAGGACGCGTCGACGGCGCGGGGAACTATCGAGCCACCGTGACTCGCTCGACAGCGACGGATCTGATCGACCAAGTCTTCGACGCCATGCGCCACTACAGTCTCGGTAATCCGCTTGCAGTGATTGCAACTGCGGAGTTGGGTCAGCGAATCGGGACCACCACAGTGCATTCCGACATCCGAGAGACGATTCTGCGTCAGTTGGCGGCCCTCAACCGCGCCTACAGCGGCAGTGACAGCGACCCGATCGATATCGAGGCCGCTCGAACACGCATCGTCGCGGCAACCACCGCGATCACCGCCCAGCGTTGA
- a CDS encoding TrkA family potassium uptake protein, whose translation MVKKPSSNVVVVLGLGRFGNSLALELMSQGTEVLGIDSDETLVQRMSDRLTHAAVADTTDEQALRQLSVHEFDRAVVAIGSKLEASLLTASALINLSVTNIWAKATTNAHAKILTQIGVHHVVRPEHDMGKRVAHLVRGRMMDYIEFDDEFAMAKTSPPKFVIGIQLGDSAVRTKHKVTVVAIKRQGEGFTYAAADTIVAAGDTIIVSGKVRDIERFSELL comes from the coding sequence TTGGTTAAGAAACCTTCCTCCAACGTGGTCGTCGTCCTCGGGCTCGGTCGATTCGGCAATTCCCTTGCACTCGAGCTCATGTCGCAAGGTACCGAAGTCCTCGGAATCGACTCCGACGAAACACTCGTACAGCGGATGTCGGATCGCCTGACTCACGCAGCCGTTGCCGACACCACCGACGAGCAGGCTCTCCGGCAGCTCTCGGTGCACGAGTTCGACCGCGCGGTCGTGGCCATCGGTTCGAAACTCGAAGCGAGTCTGCTCACCGCGTCGGCCCTGATCAATTTGTCGGTCACCAACATCTGGGCCAAAGCCACCACCAACGCGCACGCAAAGATCTTGACGCAGATCGGTGTCCACCACGTGGTTCGACCCGAACACGACATGGGCAAGCGGGTAGCGCACCTCGTTCGTGGACGAATGATGGACTACATCGAGTTCGACGACGAATTTGCCATGGCCAAGACCTCGCCACCGAAATTCGTCATCGGAATTCAATTGGGTGACAGTGCTGTTCGTACCAAACACAAGGTGACAGTGGTGGCGATCAAACGGCAGGGCGAGGGTTTCACCTACGCTGCCGCTGACACGATCGTCGCCGCGGGCGACACCATCATCGTCTCGGGCAAGGTCCGCGACATCGAGCGATTCAGTGAGTTGCTCTGA
- a CDS encoding potassium transporter TrkG, which translates to MTPPADDPPEKRRWFVDAAKLTPVRFVSLGFAVAIAVGTGLLSIPWASQPGSGASPLQALFTATSAMCLTGLVVVDTPTQWSGFGQGIILALIQLGGLGIMTMASLVGLILADRIGLRSRLNTAVELRATGLTDIRSVVTGVVRTSFVIEAVIAVCLGLRFWSGYDEPPLRAVWLGVFHSISSFNNAGFVLFEGNIIGFATDPWICIPLIVAVVLGGLGFPVLFEVIRQIRRRPSQLPRRWSLHSRLTLSVTGVLLIVGPALVLVLEWSRTLAPFGVADKVLVGSFQGIMSRSAGLNSIDWAEADQATLLVTDVLMFIGGGSGGTAGGIKVTTFAVLLFVIIAEIRGDRTVTAFDRQINTRVQRQALTVALFGIALVVVPTVVLLAGTPFGLDALLFEVVSASATVGLSTGITGQLPPWGQLILILLMYVGRIGSITLVSALAARDRGRRYTLPEERPFIG; encoded by the coding sequence GTGACGCCCCCCGCCGACGACCCCCCTGAGAAGCGTCGATGGTTCGTAGACGCCGCGAAGTTGACTCCGGTTCGTTTCGTTTCACTGGGATTTGCGGTTGCTATCGCGGTCGGGACGGGTCTTCTCAGCATCCCTTGGGCCAGTCAGCCAGGATCGGGCGCAAGTCCACTGCAGGCATTGTTCACCGCGACGTCGGCGATGTGCCTTACCGGTCTCGTCGTAGTGGACACACCGACGCAGTGGTCGGGTTTCGGGCAAGGCATCATTCTGGCGCTGATCCAACTGGGCGGGCTCGGCATCATGACCATGGCCTCGTTGGTGGGGTTGATTCTCGCCGATCGAATCGGTCTGCGGAGTCGGCTCAACACGGCCGTGGAATTGCGCGCTACGGGACTGACCGACATCCGCAGTGTCGTGACCGGAGTCGTACGCACCAGCTTCGTCATCGAAGCCGTCATAGCCGTATGTCTCGGACTACGTTTCTGGTCGGGATACGACGAACCACCGCTTCGTGCGGTGTGGTTGGGCGTTTTTCATTCGATATCGTCGTTCAACAATGCTGGGTTCGTCCTCTTCGAGGGCAATATCATCGGCTTCGCCACCGACCCTTGGATTTGTATACCCCTGATAGTCGCCGTCGTGCTGGGAGGACTGGGCTTCCCGGTGCTCTTCGAGGTGATCCGGCAGATTCGTCGCCGCCCGTCACAATTGCCGCGTCGTTGGTCCCTGCATTCTCGACTGACACTGTCGGTCACCGGAGTGCTTCTGATTGTCGGACCCGCGCTGGTACTGGTACTCGAATGGTCTCGGACCCTCGCGCCCTTCGGAGTCGCTGACAAAGTACTGGTCGGCAGTTTCCAAGGAATCATGTCGAGATCTGCGGGCTTGAACAGCATCGACTGGGCAGAGGCCGACCAGGCGACTCTCCTTGTCACCGATGTGCTGATGTTCATCGGCGGCGGAAGCGGCGGCACGGCCGGCGGAATCAAGGTCACGACGTTCGCAGTGCTGTTGTTCGTCATCATCGCCGAAATCCGTGGAGATCGGACAGTGACGGCCTTCGATCGACAGATCAATACACGGGTGCAGCGGCAGGCCTTGACCGTCGCATTGTTCGGTATCGCATTGGTGGTGGTTCCGACCGTGGTCCTCTTGGCAGGCACACCTTTCGGCCTCGACGCGCTGTTGTTCGAGGTCGTCTCGGCTTCGGCGACTGTCGGACTGTCGACCGGGATCACCGGCCAGCTTCCGCCTTGGGGGCAGTTGATCCTGATTCTGCTCATGTACGTCGGCCGTATCGGATCGATCACCTTGGTCAGTGCACTTGCAGCGCGTGATCGTGGGCGCCGCTACACTCTCCCCGAAGAAAGGCCGTTCATTGGTTAA
- a CDS encoding bifunctional 2-methylcitrate synthase/citrate synthase, which produces MTDSIPDSRPASGLPTAIYKGLAGVVVDTTAISKVVPETNSLTYRGYAVQDLAAHCSFEQVAYLLWNGEIPSVQQLESFTQRERALRRADRSLLSLVTKMPDNCHPMDVVRTAISYLGAEDPAEDDSSPLANLQKALRMTAVLPTIVAADHRRRHGLDPIAPHSHLGFAENFLNMCFGKVPEPEIVKAFEVSLILYAEHSFNASTFAARVVTSTLSDIYSAVTAAIGALKGPLHGGANEAVMRDMLEIDDPDLAEAWLKNKLAAKDKVMGFGHRVYKHGDSRVPTMNAAFRDVAAVTGGEKWVRMYDVLEKTMGDATGIKPNLDFPTGPAYYLMGFDIDVFTPIFVMSRITGWTAHIIEQGASNALIRPLSEYSGVPQRAVVV; this is translated from the coding sequence ATGACCGATTCGATTCCTGATTCCCGACCGGCCTCCGGCCTGCCCACAGCGATCTACAAGGGTCTTGCCGGTGTCGTCGTCGACACCACAGCGATCTCCAAGGTTGTGCCCGAGACGAATTCGCTGACCTACCGCGGATACGCCGTTCAGGATCTGGCCGCGCACTGCAGTTTCGAACAGGTGGCTTACCTGTTGTGGAACGGAGAGATCCCCTCGGTGCAGCAACTCGAGTCGTTCACCCAACGTGAACGAGCGCTGCGCCGGGCGGACCGGTCTCTGTTGTCCCTGGTGACGAAGATGCCCGACAACTGCCATCCGATGGATGTCGTCCGCACAGCGATCAGCTACCTCGGTGCCGAGGATCCAGCCGAGGACGACAGCAGTCCGCTGGCCAACCTTCAAAAGGCATTGCGGATGACCGCGGTACTGCCGACGATCGTGGCTGCCGATCATCGCAGGCGCCACGGCCTCGATCCGATTGCACCGCACTCACATCTCGGATTCGCCGAGAACTTTCTGAACATGTGTTTCGGGAAGGTTCCTGAGCCGGAGATAGTGAAAGCGTTCGAAGTCTCGCTGATTCTGTACGCGGAACACAGCTTCAACGCGTCCACGTTCGCAGCCAGGGTCGTCACCTCGACACTGTCGGACATCTACAGTGCCGTGACCGCTGCCATCGGAGCGTTGAAGGGGCCGTTGCACGGTGGCGCGAACGAGGCTGTCATGCGAGACATGCTCGAGATCGACGACCCGGATCTCGCGGAAGCGTGGCTGAAGAACAAGCTCGCCGCGAAGGACAAGGTCATGGGATTCGGCCACCGTGTCTACAAGCACGGTGACTCCCGCGTCCCGACGATGAATGCGGCGTTCCGCGATGTAGCTGCTGTCACCGGTGGCGAGAAGTGGGTCCGCATGTACGACGTCCTCGAGAAGACGATGGGCGACGCAACCGGAATCAAGCCCAACCTCGACTTCCCGACTGGCCCTGCCTACTACCTGATGGGCTTCGACATCGACGTCTTCACACCGATTTTCGTGATGAGCCGGATCACGGGGTGGACCGCCCACATCATCGAACAAGGCGCATCGAATGCACTGATCCGTCCGCTCAGCGAATATTCGGGAGTGCCGCAGCGCGCTGTCGTGGTGTGA
- the prpB gene encoding methylisocitrate lyase encodes MAGLIAASTPAVDKRVAFRASLISDKITRLPGAINPLTAKLIQEIGFEGVYISGGAFSAGLGLPDIGLTTLTEVVSHSAQIAGVTDLPVFIDADTGFGEPMSAARTVLAAEDAGVAGLHLEDQVNPKRCGHLDGKSIIPTEEMVRRLRAAVAARRDPNFVICARTDAAGIDGIDAAIERAKAYADAGADLIFTEALHTEEDFTNFRAAVQTPLLANMTEFGKSNLIPAQTLQDIGYNAVIYPVTILRLAMGAIESGLREIHAKGTQEALLDQMQTRSRLYELLEYEKYNEFDTGIFNFSLGAQS; translated from the coding sequence ATGGCGGGCTTGATCGCAGCGTCGACACCGGCGGTCGACAAACGCGTCGCTTTCCGGGCGAGCCTGATATCGGACAAGATCACCCGGCTCCCCGGCGCGATCAACCCGTTGACCGCCAAACTGATTCAAGAAATCGGTTTCGAGGGTGTGTACATATCGGGCGGCGCGTTCTCGGCCGGACTCGGTCTGCCGGATATCGGGCTCACCACCTTGACAGAGGTTGTTTCGCACAGTGCGCAGATTGCCGGCGTCACCGATCTTCCGGTCTTCATCGACGCCGACACCGGATTCGGTGAGCCGATGTCCGCGGCACGCACGGTCCTAGCGGCCGAGGACGCAGGCGTCGCCGGTCTTCACCTCGAAGACCAGGTCAACCCGAAGAGATGTGGGCACCTCGACGGTAAGTCGATCATCCCGACCGAGGAGATGGTGCGACGACTTCGTGCAGCCGTCGCCGCTCGTCGTGACCCAAATTTTGTAATCTGTGCTCGGACCGATGCCGCGGGAATCGATGGCATCGATGCCGCGATCGAGCGCGCGAAAGCATATGCCGACGCCGGTGCCGACTTGATCTTCACCGAGGCTCTGCACACCGAGGAAGACTTCACCAACTTCCGGGCAGCCGTGCAGACGCCGCTGCTCGCGAACATGACCGAGTTCGGGAAGTCGAATCTGATTCCGGCGCAGACGTTGCAAGATATCGGTTACAACGCCGTGATCTACCCGGTCACCATCCTGCGGCTTGCCATGGGTGCGATCGAGTCCGGTCTGCGAGAGATCCACGCGAAAGGTACTCAGGAAGCCTTGCTCGACCAAATGCAGACGCGGTCGCGACTGTACGAGCTGCTCGAATACGAGAAGTACAACGAGTTCGACACCGGTATCTTCAACTTCAGCCTGGGAGCGCAATCATGA
- the prpD gene encoding 2-methylcitrate dehydratase PrpD: MKTHLVRTHRSAEDFPQSGHLAWKIAEVATDAVEVPASTSEMIVNRIIDNASVAAASLVRRPVTSARAQAMSHPYSPGATVFGVDGKYSPEWAAWANGVAVRELDFHDTFLAAEYSHPGDNIPPILAVAQHAGRSGRDLIRGLATGYEVQIDLVRAISLHEHKIDHVAHLGPSAAAGIGTLLGLDTETIYQAIGQALHTTTATRQSRKGQISSWKAYAPALAGKVAVEAVDRALRGEGAPSPIWEGEDGVIAWLLGGPDAEYHVSLPGPGESKRAILDSYTKEHSAEYQSQAPIDLARRMREKISDFEQIEKIVLHTSHHTHYVIGTGSNDPQKFDPTASRETLDHSVMYIFAVALEDGDWHHEYSYAPERAQRPDTIALWNKISTAEDPEWTRRYHSTDPDEKAFGARAEITLKDGTVITDELAVADAHPLGARPFAREQYIAKFRTLADGVIEPAEQDRFLAAVENTPNLAAGELDQLTFTVTDDVLSRAPKTPKGIF; encoded by the coding sequence GTGAAGACTCATCTCGTTCGTACCCATCGATCCGCCGAGGATTTTCCGCAGTCCGGTCACCTCGCATGGAAGATCGCCGAGGTAGCTACCGATGCGGTCGAGGTCCCCGCCTCCACCTCCGAGATGATCGTCAACCGCATCATCGACAACGCCTCCGTCGCGGCCGCCTCACTGGTGCGACGCCCGGTGACGAGCGCCCGCGCACAGGCGATGTCGCATCCATACAGCCCCGGTGCGACGGTGTTCGGTGTCGATGGAAAGTACTCGCCGGAGTGGGCAGCGTGGGCCAACGGCGTGGCAGTGCGTGAACTCGACTTCCACGACACCTTCCTCGCTGCCGAATACTCTCACCCTGGCGACAACATTCCGCCGATCCTCGCTGTCGCGCAGCATGCGGGCCGTAGCGGGCGCGATCTGATTCGCGGCCTCGCCACCGGCTATGAAGTTCAGATCGATCTGGTACGCGCAATCTCGTTGCACGAGCACAAGATCGACCACGTGGCCCATCTGGGGCCGTCGGCGGCTGCCGGAATCGGAACGCTGCTCGGTCTCGACACCGAGACCATCTACCAGGCGATCGGCCAAGCACTTCACACCACCACTGCTACACGCCAGTCACGCAAGGGGCAGATCTCGAGCTGGAAGGCCTATGCCCCAGCACTCGCGGGCAAAGTAGCAGTCGAAGCAGTCGACCGTGCCCTGCGCGGCGAAGGTGCACCGTCGCCGATCTGGGAAGGCGAGGATGGCGTCATCGCCTGGCTGCTCGGCGGGCCCGACGCGGAATACCATGTGTCACTGCCCGGACCTGGCGAGTCCAAGCGCGCGATCCTCGACAGTTACACCAAAGAGCATTCCGCCGAGTACCAGAGTCAGGCGCCGATCGACCTCGCGCGCCGGATGCGCGAGAAGATCTCCGATTTCGAACAGATCGAGAAGATCGTCCTGCACACCAGCCACCACACGCACTACGTCATCGGCACGGGATCGAACGATCCGCAGAAGTTCGATCCGACGGCATCACGCGAGACTCTCGATCACTCGGTCATGTACATCTTCGCTGTCGCGCTCGAGGACGGAGATTGGCACCACGAGTATTCGTACGCCCCCGAGCGTGCGCAACGACCTGACACGATTGCACTGTGGAACAAGATCTCCACGGCCGAGGACCCGGAGTGGACACGTCGTTATCACTCGACCGACCCCGATGAGAAGGCCTTCGGAGCGCGTGCCGAGATCACTTTGAAGGATGGCACTGTGATCACCGACGAACTCGCCGTCGCCGACGCACATCCGTTGGGAGCGCGGCCGTTTGCTCGCGAGCAGTACATCGCCAAGTTCCGGACTCTCGCCGACGGAGTCATCGAGCCGGCCGAGCAAGACCGCTTTCTTGCTGCTGTTGAAAACACACCGAATCTCGCTGCCGGAGAACTCGACCAGCTGACCTTCACCGTCACCGACGATGTCCTCTCGCGAGCACCGAAAACCCCGAAGGGGATCTTCTGA
- a CDS encoding short-chain fatty acyl-CoA regulator family protein: MRKIYAGSRLRRLRESRNLTQLALAKTLELSPSYLNQLENDQRPLTVQVLLKLNTMFDLDPAFFATDTDARLVADLHDVLTETSDRGEVSMSEVHELVSRMPDIGRTLVALHRRLHAATDQVERLSAGLDGSGPDIALDSRAPMPYEEVRDFFYDRRNHIPELDLAAEELFFRARLTIGALDLQLAQLIYEDHGIAVAIRDDDPGALGPKRVFDESTRTLTLARRLTAGQRAYQIATQLAFVSHSSTIAAVVDSDTAMSTQSRELARVGLANYFAGALLLPYRQFLAAAESLRYDIEMLSLTFEVGFETVCHRLSTLQRPGAKGVPFFFVRTDRAGNISKRQSATAFHFSRVGGSCPLWVVHDAFAASGRILTQIATMPDDRSYLWIARTTDSGGLGYRSPRKSFAIGLGCDIAYANELVYADGLPLDSPSASTPIGPGCKVCERTSCAQRAFPQLGRPLVVDDNVDTDLPYPYISQPSHYRKGG; this comes from the coding sequence GTGCGGAAAATTTACGCCGGCAGTCGTCTGCGTCGCCTGCGAGAGAGTCGAAATCTGACACAGTTGGCATTGGCGAAGACGCTCGAACTATCGCCGAGCTATCTCAATCAGCTCGAGAACGATCAGCGTCCGCTCACGGTCCAGGTACTGCTGAAGTTGAACACGATGTTCGACCTCGATCCAGCGTTCTTCGCTACCGACACCGATGCTCGACTGGTCGCGGACCTTCACGATGTTCTCACCGAGACCTCCGATCGCGGTGAAGTCTCGATGTCCGAAGTACACGAACTCGTCTCGCGTATGCCCGATATCGGCCGAACTCTTGTCGCGCTGCATCGGCGCCTGCATGCTGCGACAGACCAGGTGGAGCGATTGTCAGCGGGACTCGATGGCAGCGGGCCCGACATTGCTTTGGACAGCCGAGCACCGATGCCCTACGAGGAGGTCCGAGACTTCTTCTACGACCGCCGCAACCACATCCCGGAACTCGACTTAGCCGCAGAAGAGTTGTTCTTCCGTGCCCGATTGACCATCGGCGCACTGGATCTGCAACTCGCACAGCTTATTTACGAGGATCACGGCATTGCGGTTGCGATCCGCGACGACGATCCCGGCGCTCTCGGACCCAAACGAGTCTTCGACGAATCGACACGAACACTGACCCTTGCGCGACGGTTGACGGCGGGACAGCGCGCGTATCAGATAGCTACACAGTTGGCCTTCGTCTCGCATTCGTCGACGATCGCCGCAGTAGTGGATTCCGATACGGCGATGAGTACCCAGTCACGCGAATTGGCCCGCGTGGGCCTGGCCAACTACTTCGCCGGCGCATTACTGCTGCCGTACCGACAGTTTCTGGCGGCAGCGGAATCACTGCGCTACGACATCGAGATGCTGTCGTTGACGTTCGAGGTCGGTTTCGAAACCGTATGCCATCGGCTCTCCACCCTGCAACGGCCGGGCGCCAAAGGTGTCCCCTTCTTCTTCGTCCGCACCGACCGCGCCGGCAACATCTCGAAACGACAGTCCGCCACCGCATTTCACTTCTCACGCGTGGGCGGCAGCTGTCCGCTGTGGGTGGTACACGATGCTTTCGCCGCTTCGGGCCGCATTCTCACCCAGATCGCGACGATGCCCGATGACCGGTCCTACCTCTGGATAGCGCGCACGACCGACAGCGGTGGGCTCGGATACCGGTCACCACGAAAGAGTTTCGCCATCGGCCTCGGATGCGATATCGCCTACGCGAACGAACTCGTCTACGCCGACGGCCTCCCACTGGACTCCCCCAGCGCGTCGACCCCGATCGGTCCGGGATGCAAAGTGTGCGAACGCACCTCGTGCGCCCAACGCGCGTTCCCCCAGTTGGGACGCCCCCTGGTCGTCGACGACAACGTCGACACGGACCTGCCGTACCCGTACATCTCGCAGCCGTCTCACTATCGGAAGGGAGGCTGA
- a CDS encoding cupin domain-containing protein: protein MKIVRSSIKTVKGPQEWFTGDVYMDAVAAAPPPSRVSANMVHFMPGARTHWHRHSLGQTVFVTEGVGLCQRRGGPVEVIRPGDRVLFEADEEHWHGASPDRLMVHLAINEGDDNHDAVQWLTPVSDDEYAAAGSAE from the coding sequence ATGAAAATCGTTCGCAGTTCGATCAAGACGGTCAAGGGCCCACAGGAATGGTTCACCGGTGATGTCTACATGGATGCGGTCGCGGCTGCTCCACCGCCGTCGCGAGTATCGGCTAATATGGTGCACTTCATGCCGGGCGCGCGTACACATTGGCATCGGCACTCGCTCGGTCAGACCGTGTTCGTCACCGAGGGTGTCGGACTGTGCCAACGCCGCGGCGGCCCGGTAGAAGTGATCAGGCCAGGCGATCGGGTGCTGTTCGAGGCAGATGAAGAGCATTGGCACGGTGCGTCGCCGGATCGTCTGATGGTGCATCTGGCAATCAACGAGGGTGACGACAACCACGATGCAGTTCAGTGGCTGACCCCGGTATCCGACGACGAATACGCAGCGGCCGGCAGTGCCGAGTGA
- a CDS encoding metal-dependent hydrolase yields the protein MTDLHPRKMDFGFEDADVPFVWNPENPAWSSMSNAVSFLAIGFEKMIVKAIIQSKPLMTDPVVAEEAMAFMRQEGHHSTAHRQHVKALIRRYPGLQNTLDAVLGEYDVLTEATSLNYRLAYTADLEATFTPVFKLMLDNEATLFAPGDDRVASLFLWHFVEEVEHRSSALIIFDALVGNEGYRVRMAPSIFAHVMKVIRIACAGFNQHVPLKDRQVDSLSMFASHRAKQKVLTLFVPYLSKGTMPRAFDGLPLKEQLTALAGAARSQMPRHKPEHEKLPALADEWFKRYDEGYDCTRWYSAASSAQSVGSGAN from the coding sequence ATGACCGACCTTCATCCCCGGAAGATGGATTTCGGATTCGAGGACGCGGACGTCCCATTCGTGTGGAACCCGGAGAACCCGGCATGGTCGAGCATGTCGAACGCGGTGTCGTTCCTGGCAATCGGTTTCGAAAAGATGATCGTGAAAGCAATCATCCAGTCCAAGCCGTTGATGACCGACCCTGTGGTCGCGGAAGAGGCCATGGCGTTCATGCGTCAGGAAGGTCATCACTCGACCGCTCATCGGCAGCACGTGAAGGCCCTGATCAGGCGGTATCCCGGACTGCAGAACACGCTCGATGCAGTACTCGGTGAGTACGACGTACTTACCGAGGCGACCTCGTTGAACTATCGACTCGCCTACACCGCGGACCTCGAGGCGACGTTCACCCCGGTGTTCAAATTGATGCTCGACAACGAAGCCACCTTGTTCGCACCGGGCGACGACCGTGTTGCGTCACTGTTCCTGTGGCACTTCGTAGAGGAAGTCGAGCACCGCAGTTCTGCGCTCATCATCTTCGATGCCCTCGTGGGCAATGAGGGCTATCGCGTGCGGATGGCGCCGTCGATCTTCGCCCACGTGATGAAGGTGATTCGGATTGCCTGCGCTGGGTTCAACCAGCATGTTCCGCTCAAGGATCGGCAGGTCGACTCGTTGTCGATGTTCGCCTCCCACCGCGCGAAGCAGAAAGTGCTCACCCTTTTCGTTCCCTACCTGAGCAAGGGGACGATGCCGCGAGCTTTCGACGGCCTGCCCCTCAAAGAACAGCTCACTGCCCTCGCAGGGGCCGCCCGGAGTCAAATGCCCCGGCACAAGCCTGAACACGAGAAGCTCCCGGCGCTCGCAGACGAGTGGTTCAAACGCTACGACGAGGGTTACGACTGCACACGCTGGTACAGCGCAGCGTCGTCCGCTCAGTCGGTCGGATCGGGGGCCAACTGA
- a CDS encoding TetR/AcrR family transcriptional regulator, whose amino-acid sequence MARRRGWGGAPPESDEDAARRIVDTAVELIGSTEGEVTIADVAESLGVIRQTVYRYFPSADALFRAAAIASVGAFLDRLTEHVRGIDDPAEAVIEAVMFALGDVPRTPHLAIMLSGAHSHTEGIASDEAMAFGMTMIRRFDVDWEHHGYDEQALRELVEHQLRTMQSFFISPGNPPRSEEDLRRYLQRWLGPVVLLIEPA is encoded by the coding sequence GTGGCACGCAGGCGCGGGTGGGGTGGGGCACCACCCGAGAGCGACGAAGACGCCGCGCGGCGGATCGTCGATACTGCCGTCGAACTCATCGGCAGCACGGAGGGTGAAGTCACCATCGCCGACGTCGCGGAGTCTCTCGGTGTCATCCGGCAAACTGTCTACCGCTACTTCCCCAGCGCCGATGCTCTCTTCCGGGCCGCTGCCATAGCCTCCGTCGGCGCCTTCCTCGATCGCCTCACCGAACATGTGCGCGGCATCGACGATCCGGCCGAGGCAGTCATCGAAGCCGTCATGTTCGCACTCGGCGACGTCCCCAGGACCCCCCACCTGGCCATCATGCTGTCGGGCGCGCACTCACACACCGAAGGCATCGCCTCGGACGAGGCCATGGCTTTCGGGATGACCATGATCAGACGCTTCGACGTCGATTGGGAACACCACGGTTACGACGAGCAGGCCCTCCGCGAACTCGTCGAACATCAACTTCGAACCATGCAGTCTTTCTTCATCTCCCCGGGAAACCCGCCCCGCAGTGAGGAAGACCTGCGGCGCTACCTACAGCGCTGGCTGGGGCCGGTCGTTTTGCTGATCGAACCCGCGTAG